A region of Streptomyces deccanensis DNA encodes the following proteins:
- a CDS encoding beta-ketoacyl-[acyl-carrier-protein] synthase family protein → MSYSVGRRVVVTGLGAVTPLGVGVGELWQGLLDGRCGIRELDGEEFAELPVRVAGTVPVDPAELLPRPRARRMNRAARFAVLAAREAWRDGGFPPGGTADSGLDAGRVGVSAGAILGDASVLVAGDRQLRDRGPRGVSPLTTPMCVPSQAASQISLDLGITGEARTVTSACASGTEAIGQAVDRIRYGRVDVALAGGAEAVVTPAIMASFAAMRALSRHGLDEGGTSPSRPFAKDRDGFVNGEGAGFLLLEAEDHARARGARVYCEAAGWGLSADAHHMAAPDPSGSGVALALRRALADAAASPTDVVHVNAHATATVDGDLAEANALTAVLSGRRVPVTALKGHLGHLQGAAGAVEALATALTLHHGLIPPTIGCADQDRAITLDLVTAAPRPLPPDGDLALTNSFGFGGHNAVLALRRT, encoded by the coding sequence GTGTCGTATTCGGTGGGGCGTCGGGTGGTTGTCACGGGGCTGGGGGCCGTCACCCCGCTCGGGGTGGGCGTCGGTGAGCTGTGGCAGGGGCTGTTGGACGGGCGTTGCGGGATACGGGAGTTGGACGGGGAGGAGTTCGCGGAGTTACCCGTGCGGGTCGCGGGGACGGTGCCGGTGGACCCCGCCGAGCTGCTCCCCCGGCCCCGGGCCCGGCGCATGAACCGGGCCGCGCGGTTCGCCGTACTCGCGGCGCGGGAGGCGTGGCGGGACGGGGGCTTCCCGCCCGGCGGTACCGCGGACAGCGGCCTCGACGCGGGGCGGGTCGGTGTGTCCGCCGGGGCGATCCTCGGTGACGCCTCGGTGCTCGTCGCCGGCGACCGGCAGTTACGGGACCGGGGGCCGCGCGGTGTCTCCCCGCTCACGACGCCGATGTGCGTGCCCTCGCAGGCAGCCTCGCAGATCTCGCTGGACCTCGGTATCACCGGGGAGGCGCGGACCGTCACCAGTGCGTGTGCCTCCGGGACCGAGGCGATCGGGCAGGCGGTCGACCGGATCCGGTACGGGCGGGTGGACGTGGCGCTCGCGGGCGGGGCCGAGGCGGTGGTGACCCCGGCGATCATGGCGTCCTTCGCGGCGATGCGGGCGCTGTCGCGGCACGGGCTGGACGAGGGTGGCACGAGTCCGTCCCGGCCGTTCGCGAAGGACCGGGACGGGTTCGTGAACGGCGAAGGGGCGGGGTTCCTGCTGCTGGAGGCGGAGGACCACGCCCGGGCTCGTGGGGCCCGGGTCTACTGCGAGGCGGCGGGGTGGGGGCTGTCCGCCGACGCGCATCACATGGCGGCGCCCGATCCGTCGGGCTCGGGGGTGGCGCTCGCGCTGCGGCGGGCGCTCGCGGACGCGGCGGCGTCCCCCACGGACGTGGTCCACGTCAACGCGCACGCCACGGCCACGGTCGACGGTGACCTCGCGGAGGCGAACGCGCTGACGGCGGTGCTGTCGGGGCGGCGGGTGCCGGTGACGGCGCTCAAGGGGCACCTCGGGCATCTTCAGGGGGCGGCCGGGGCGGTGGAGGCCCTTGCCACCGCGCTCACGCTCCATCACGGGCTCATCCCGCCGACCATCGGCTGCGCCGACCAGGACCGCGCCATCACCCTCGACCTCGTCACCGCCGCGCCGCGCCCCCTCCCACCCGACGGCGACCTCGCCCTCACCAACTCCTTCGGCTTCGGCGGCCACAACGCGGTCCTGGCCCTACGCCGCACGTGA
- a CDS encoding VOC family protein: protein MDLTINASFLPHDDPDASLAFYRDVLGFEVRNDGGYDGMRWITVGPVGQPDTSIVLEPPAVDPSVDEDERRMIVEMMAKGTYARVLLATADLDGTFERLEAGGAEIVQEPMKQPYGVRDFAVRDPAGNLIRVHEV, encoded by the coding sequence ATGGACCTCACCATCAACGCGAGCTTCCTCCCGCACGACGACCCGGACGCCTCCCTCGCCTTCTACCGCGACGTCCTCGGCTTCGAGGTGCGCAACGACGGCGGGTACGACGGCATGCGCTGGATCACGGTCGGACCGGTCGGTCAGCCCGACACGTCCATCGTCCTGGAGCCCCCGGCGGTCGACCCGTCCGTCGACGAGGACGAGCGGCGCATGATCGTCGAGATGATGGCCAAGGGGACGTACGCGCGGGTCCTCCTCGCCACCGCCGACCTCGACGGCACCTTCGAGCGGTTGGAGGCGGGCGGCGCCGAGATCGTCCAGGAGCCGATGAAGCAGCCGTACGGTGTCCGCGACTTCGCCGTCCGCGATCCTGCGGGCAACCTGATCCGTGTCCACGAGGTCTGA
- a CDS encoding Ku protein — translation MLPVRSIWNGAISFGLVSIPIKLVNATESHSVSFRQVHLEDGGRIRYRKVCELEDREVTQGEIGKAYEDADGTMIPITDEDLASLPIPTAKTIEIEGFVPAENVDPLQVDAAYYLAANGVPAAKPYTLLREALKRSGKVAICKFALRGRERLGMLRVVDDVLAMHGLLWPDEIRTTEGVAPDASVTVRDKELDLADALMDTLGEVDLESLHDDYREAVEEMIAAKASGEEPPSVPMPAAEGKVLDLMAALEKSVREAKESRGEDADADVTHLASRPTPKGAPGKKSTASTRKTAAAPKKSTSTTSAQPAKKAATKKQTPPRKTATTTKSTTTKSTASAKSSTAKTPAKKTPAKKTTTRKRSA, via the coding sequence GTGCTGCCCGTGCGATCCATCTGGAACGGCGCCATCTCCTTCGGCCTGGTCAGCATCCCGATCAAGCTGGTGAACGCGACCGAGAGCCACTCCGTCTCCTTCCGCCAGGTCCACCTGGAGGACGGCGGCCGCATCCGTTACCGCAAGGTCTGCGAGCTGGAGGACCGGGAGGTGACGCAGGGGGAGATCGGCAAGGCGTACGAGGACGCGGACGGCACGATGATCCCGATCACGGACGAGGACCTCGCGTCGCTGCCCATCCCCACGGCCAAGACGATCGAGATCGAGGGCTTCGTACCGGCCGAGAACGTCGACCCGCTCCAGGTGGACGCCGCGTACTACCTCGCGGCGAACGGGGTCCCCGCGGCCAAGCCGTACACCCTCCTCCGCGAGGCGCTCAAGCGCAGCGGAAAGGTCGCCATCTGCAAGTTCGCGCTCCGGGGGCGCGAGCGGCTGGGGATGCTCCGGGTGGTGGACGACGTGCTGGCCATGCACGGTCTGCTCTGGCCCGACGAGATCCGTACGACCGAGGGGGTCGCCCCCGATGCGAGCGTCACCGTCCGCGACAAGGAACTCGACCTGGCGGACGCCCTCATGGACACGCTCGGGGAGGTCGACCTGGAGTCCCTCCACGACGACTACCGCGAGGCGGTCGAGGAAATGATCGCGGCGAAGGCCTCCGGCGAGGAGCCGCCGAGCGTTCCGATGCCGGCCGCGGAGGGCAAGGTGCTCGACCTCATGGCCGCGCTGGAGAAGAGCGTGCGCGAGGCCAAGGAGTCGCGGGGCGAGGACGCCGACGCCGACGTCACCCACCTCGCGTCCCGGCCCACGCCCAAAGGGGCGCCCGGCAAGAAGTCCACCGCCTCAACCAGGAAGACGGCCGCCGCGCCCAAGAAGTCGACGTCCACGACCTCGGCACAGCCGGCGAAGAAGGCGGCGACGAAGAAGCAGACGCCGCCCAGAAAGACGGCGACGACGACGAAATCGACGACCACGAAATCCACGGCGTCGGCGAAGTCGTCGACGGCGAAGACCCCGGCGAAGAAAACCCCGGCAAAGAAAACAACCACCCGCAAACGCTCGGCGTGA
- a CDS encoding lysylphosphatidylglycerol synthase transmembrane domain-containing protein: protein MDLTRVPSHATPTADDRTVPTNSTNPTTPTNATAPTAPPCDAPCDPSPAQPTACRPTGIVALLPGRVRALLPARSAANGRRLRLALTLMPLVLLGAWAAFDWRTVHGGAVRLASADPRWLLAGVFFTALCSVASACVRQGAVPERLPPGQLLATQFAAGAAGHALPGNIGAHAVVLRFLRRRGIPLARATSSLALYSAVKPVAKTLVIVAFVVAFPGTLRLTELLPKGETLALVGAITGVSLAAVVTLITTVRPLRRPLIGGLRSALTDTRIVHSRPVRALALWGGAAAFPLCQGAVLASVGSSLGLPVSWPQMLFAYLVASTAAGAVPAPGGLGPMDAALVFTLVAFGAPATLATTTVIGYRVLTVWLPLLPGTLVLSALVRAKVL from the coding sequence GTGGACCTCACCCGGGTCCCGAGTCACGCCACGCCCACGGCTGACGACCGCACGGTTCCCACGAACTCCACGAACCCCACAACCCCCACGAACGCGACGGCGCCCACCGCCCCGCCGTGCGATGCCCCCTGCGACCCCTCCCCCGCCCAGCCCACCGCCTGCCGACCGACCGGGATCGTCGCGCTGCTCCCCGGCAGGGTCCGGGCGCTGCTACCCGCCCGGTCCGCCGCCAATGGCCGACGGCTGCGGTTGGCCCTCACGCTGATGCCGTTGGTGCTGCTCGGCGCCTGGGCGGCGTTCGACTGGCGGACCGTGCACGGCGGGGCGGTCCGGCTGGCCTCGGCCGATCCGCGGTGGCTGCTGGCCGGGGTGTTCTTCACCGCCCTGTGCTCGGTGGCCTCCGCTTGCGTACGGCAGGGGGCGGTGCCGGAACGGCTGCCGCCGGGCCAGTTGCTGGCGACGCAGTTCGCGGCCGGGGCCGCGGGGCACGCGCTGCCGGGCAACATAGGCGCCCACGCCGTCGTCCTGCGCTTCCTGCGCCGCCGGGGCATCCCGCTCGCCCGGGCCACGTCGTCCCTCGCGCTGTACTCCGCGGTCAAACCCGTGGCCAAGACCCTGGTGATCGTCGCCTTCGTCGTCGCCTTCCCGGGCACGCTCCGCCTGACCGAACTCCTTCCGAAGGGCGAGACGCTCGCCCTGGTCGGTGCGATCACCGGCGTCAGCCTCGCGGCCGTGGTCACACTGATCACGACCGTACGGCCGTTGCGGCGTCCGTTGATCGGAGGGCTGCGTTCCGCTCTCACGGACACGCGGATCGTGCACAGCCGTCCCGTTCGCGCGCTCGCCCTGTGGGGCGGGGCCGCGGCCTTCCCGCTGTGCCAGGGGGCCGTGCTCGCCTCGGTCGGTTCCTCGCTCGGGCTGCCCGTCTCCTGGCCGCAGATGCTCTTCGCCTACCTCGTCGCCAGTACGGCCGCCGGGGCCGTGCCCGCGCCGGGGGGCCTCGGTCCGATGGACGCGGCGCTCGTCTTCACCCTGGTCGCGTTCGGCGCGCCGGCGACCCTCGCCACCACCACGGTCATCGGCTACCGCGTCCTCACCGTCTGGCTGCCCCTGCTGCCGGGCACGCTTGTCCTGTCGGCGTTGGTACGGGCGAAGGTGCTCTGA
- a CDS encoding ATP-binding cassette domain-containing protein has translation MTKATRARTQAQAQAPGPHAADSHDLIRVHGARENNLKDVSIEIPKRRLTVFTGVSGSGKSSLVFDTIAAESQRLINETYSAFLQGFMPNLARPEVDVLDGLTTAITVDQQRMGSDPRSTVGTATDANAMLRILFSRLGSPHIGPPGAFSFNVASVSASGGLTVDRGADKTKTEKVTFSRTGGMCTHCEGRGTVSDIDLTQLFDDTKSLSEDPFTIPTYTGDGWVVRVIAESGFFDKEKPIREYTKKERHDFLYREPTKVKVNGVNLTYEGLIPKIQKSFLSKDRESMQPHIRAFVDRAVTFAVCPDCDGTRLSELARSSRIKGLNIAEACAMEIRDLAEWARGIEDASVAPLLAKLHYTLDSFVEIGLGYLSLDRASGTLSGGEAQRTKMIRHLGSSLTDVTYVFDEPTIGLHPHDIERMNNLLLRLRDKGNTVLVVEHKPETIAIADHVVDLGPGAGTAGGTVCFEGTLEGLRASDTVTGRHLGDRAALKESVRKPTGALEIRGASANNLQNVDVDIPLGVLTVVTGVAGSGKSSLVHGSIPAEEGVVSVDQTPIRGSRRSNPATYTGLADPIRKAFAKANGVKPALFSANSEGACPTCNGAGVIYTDLAIMQSVATTCEECEGKRFEASVLEYRFGGRDISEVLAMSVTEAEAFFGEGEARTPAAHRIVERMADVGLGYLTLGQPLTTLSGGERQRLKLATHMGDKGGVYVLDEPTTGLHLADVEQLLGLLDRLVDAGKSVIVIEHHQAVMAHADWIIDLGPGAGHDGGRIVFEGTPADLVAARSTLTGEHLAAYVGA, from the coding sequence ATGACGAAGGCCACGAGGGCGCGGACGCAGGCGCAGGCGCAGGCTCCCGGGCCGCACGCCGCCGACAGCCATGATCTGATCCGTGTGCACGGGGCGCGGGAGAACAATCTCAAGGACGTCAGCATCGAGATCCCGAAGCGCCGGCTGACGGTGTTCACGGGGGTCTCCGGCTCGGGGAAGAGCTCCCTGGTGTTCGACACGATCGCCGCCGAGTCGCAGCGGCTGATCAACGAGACGTACAGCGCCTTCCTCCAGGGCTTCATGCCGAACCTGGCCCGGCCCGAGGTGGACGTGCTGGACGGGCTGACCACCGCGATCACCGTGGACCAGCAGCGGATGGGGTCCGATCCGCGCTCCACCGTCGGCACCGCCACCGACGCCAACGCGATGCTGCGCATCCTCTTCAGCCGGCTCGGCAGCCCGCACATCGGCCCACCCGGCGCGTTCTCCTTCAATGTCGCCTCGGTCTCGGCGAGCGGCGGTCTCACGGTCGACCGGGGCGCCGACAAGACCAAGACCGAGAAGGTGACGTTCAGCCGCACCGGCGGGATGTGCACGCACTGCGAGGGCCGGGGCACGGTCTCCGACATCGACCTCACCCAGCTGTTCGACGACACGAAGTCGCTGTCCGAGGACCCGTTCACCATCCCCACCTACACGGGGGACGGGTGGGTCGTGCGGGTCATCGCCGAGTCGGGGTTCTTCGACAAGGAGAAGCCGATCCGGGAGTACACCAAGAAGGAGCGGCACGACTTCCTGTACCGCGAGCCGACCAAGGTGAAGGTCAACGGCGTCAACCTCACCTACGAGGGCCTGATCCCGAAGATCCAGAAGTCGTTCCTCTCCAAGGACCGCGAGTCGATGCAGCCGCACATCCGCGCCTTCGTGGACCGGGCGGTCACCTTCGCCGTGTGTCCCGACTGCGACGGCACGCGGCTGAGCGAGCTGGCCCGCTCCTCACGGATCAAGGGGCTCAACATCGCGGAAGCCTGCGCGATGGAGATCCGCGACCTCGCCGAATGGGCGCGTGGGATCGAGGACGCGTCGGTGGCGCCGCTGCTCGCCAAGCTCCACTACACGCTCGACTCGTTCGTCGAGATCGGCCTCGGCTATCTGTCGCTCGACCGGGCCTCCGGCACGCTCTCCGGCGGTGAGGCACAGCGGACGAAGATGATCCGCCATCTCGGTTCCTCGCTCACCGACGTGACGTACGTCTTCGACGAGCCGACCATCGGTCTGCACCCGCACGACATCGAGCGCATGAACAACCTGCTGCTGCGGCTGCGCGACAAGGGGAACACGGTGCTCGTCGTGGAGCACAAGCCGGAGACGATCGCCATCGCCGACCATGTCGTGGACCTCGGCCCCGGCGCCGGTACGGCGGGCGGCACGGTCTGCTTCGAGGGCACCCTGGAGGGGCTGCGGGCGAGCGACACCGTCACCGGACGTCACCTCGGCGACCGGGCCGCGCTGAAGGAGTCGGTGCGCAAGCCCACGGGCGCGCTGGAGATCCGCGGCGCCTCGGCGAACAACCTCCAGAACGTGGACGTCGACATCCCGCTCGGTGTGCTCACCGTCGTCACCGGGGTCGCCGGTTCCGGGAAGAGCTCGCTCGTGCACGGTTCGATCCCGGCCGAGGAGGGCGTGGTGTCGGTCGACCAGACCCCGATCCGCGGCTCCCGGCGCAGCAACCCGGCGACGTACACCGGACTCGCCGACCCGATCCGCAAGGCCTTCGCCAAGGCCAACGGGGTCAAGCCGGCGCTGTTCAGCGCCAACTCCGAAGGTGCCTGCCCGACCTGCAACGGCGCCGGTGTCATCTACACCGACCTGGCGATCATGCAGAGCGTCGCCACCACGTGCGAGGAGTGCGAGGGGAAGCGGTTCGAGGCGTCGGTGCTGGAGTACCGCTTCGGCGGCCGGGACATCAGCGAGGTGCTCGCGATGTCGGTGACCGAGGCGGAGGCGTTCTTCGGCGAGGGTGAGGCGCGTACTCCGGCCGCCCACCGGATCGTCGAACGGATGGCGGACGTCGGGCTCGGCTACCTCACCCTCGGCCAGCCGCTCACCACGCTCTCCGGCGGTGAGCGCCAGCGGCTGAAGCTGGCCACCCACATGGGCGACAAGGGCGGGGTCTACGTCCTCGACGAGCCGACCACCGGCCTCCACCTCGCCGATGTGGAGCAACTGCTCGGGCTGCTCGACCGGCTGGTCGACGCCGGCAAGTCGGTGATCGTCATCGAGCACCACCAGGCGGTCATGGCGCACGCCGACTGGATCATCGACCTCGGCCCCGGCGCCGGTCACGACGGCGGCCGGATCGTCTTCGAGGGCACCCCGGCCGACCTGGTCGCGGCCCGCTCCACCCTCACGGGCGAGCACCTGGCGGCGTACGTGGGGGCGTGA
- the ligD gene encoding non-homologous end-joining DNA ligase has product MTPITEVEGHRVALSNLEKVLHPATGFTKGELLHYYATTADALLPHLRDRPISFLRYPDGPGGQVFFTKNVPPGTPDWVATAEVRRMEGPARMVLVQDLASLMWASNLVAEFHTPQWTVRTSDEADRLVFDLDPGSPATVVECCEVACWLRERLAADGIEVYAKTSGSKGLHLLAAVRGASSERVSEYAKDIAVEAERAMPRRVVHRMTRSLRPGKVFVDWSQNAARKTTAAPYTLRARPEPTVSAPVTWTEVEECGAPELLSFRAPDMAPRLQDYGDLLAPLLDPKAAHALP; this is encoded by the coding sequence ATGACACCCATCACCGAGGTGGAGGGCCACAGGGTCGCCCTCTCCAATCTGGAGAAGGTCCTCCACCCGGCGACGGGCTTCACCAAGGGTGAGTTGCTGCACTACTACGCCACGACGGCGGACGCCCTGCTGCCGCACCTGCGTGACCGCCCGATCTCCTTCCTCCGCTACCCGGACGGGCCGGGCGGCCAGGTCTTCTTCACCAAGAACGTGCCGCCGGGCACCCCGGACTGGGTCGCCACGGCCGAGGTGCGGCGGATGGAAGGGCCGGCCCGGATGGTGCTGGTGCAGGACCTGGCGAGCCTGATGTGGGCCTCGAACCTCGTCGCCGAGTTCCACACACCGCAGTGGACCGTCCGCACCTCCGACGAGGCCGACCGGCTGGTGTTCGACCTGGACCCGGGGTCGCCCGCGACCGTCGTCGAGTGCTGCGAGGTGGCGTGCTGGCTGCGGGAGCGGCTCGCGGCGGACGGGATCGAGGTGTACGCGAAGACGTCCGGGTCGAAGGGGCTGCATCTGCTGGCGGCGGTGCGCGGGGCGTCCTCGGAGCGGGTGTCGGAGTACGCCAAGGACATCGCGGTCGAGGCGGAGCGGGCGATGCCCCGCCGGGTCGTGCACCGGATGACCCGCAGCCTGCGTCCCGGCAAGGTCTTCGTCGACTGGAGCCAGAACGCCGCCCGCAAGACCACGGCCGCGCCGTACACCCTGCGGGCCCGCCCCGAGCCGACCGTCTCCGCGCCGGTGACCTGGACCGAGGTCGAGGAGTGCGGCGCCCCCGAGCTGCTGTCCTTCCGCGCCCCGGACATGGCCCCCCGGCTGCAGGACTACGGCGACCTGCTGGCACCCCTCCTGGACCCGAAGGCCGCGCACGCCCTGCCCTGA